GTTTAGGCCAAATCAAGACTTTGGAAGAAAACCTCCAAGCCGAGATTGTTTCGTTGAAGGAAGAGCTCGAGAGGGTCGTCAACGAGTTGAAGGAGACGAAGGATGAGCTCAAGATATGCAAGAAGGCAGTCGCTCAAGGGGAAAGCGTTGCCTTGCCGGCCGTAGTTTCCACTCCGTCGAGGATGGACATTCCAAGACCAAAGGCGTATAAGGGCACGAGGAATGCGAAGGAAGTGGACAACTTTATATGGAGCTTGGAGCAATACTTCAAGGCTCTCGGTGTTGGAGAAGACACCAAGAAGATCGATAGCGCTACACTCTACCTTGAAGATACCGCGATGGTATGGTGGAGACGGAGATATGGCGATATCGAGAGAGGGACTTGTACCATCAACACATGGAACGAGTTCAAGAAGGAGCTAAAAAGGCAATTCTATCCGGAGAATGCCGAAGAGGAGGCGAGAGCAAAGTTAAGGCGTCTCCAACAAAAGGGAAGCATTCACGACTATGTGAAAGAATTTTCGGAGGTGCTATTAGAGATCCCCGACTACCCGGATAAAGAAGCGTTGTTTGCCTTCAAGGATGGTCTTCAAAATTGGGTGAAGATGGAGCTTCAACGACATGGAGTCCAAGATCTTGCTACCGCAATTTCCGTTGCCGAGTCGCTAATTGAGTTCACAAGACTGGAGAAACACAAGTCTTATAAGGACAAGGAAGGCAACGAGGATGGAGAAGGATTCATCCAAGGTAAGCAAAGTTATCACAAGTTCAATAAGTTTGATAAGGGGAATAGCACGAGGGATGGTAAGAATGGAGAGAGACCAACCCTTAAATGCTTCTTTTGCGATGGGCCGCATAAGGCAAGAGATTGTCCAAAGAAGGCGAAGCTCTCGGCCTTAATTGAACAAAGTGAAGAGGACGAGGATCGGCAACGAGAGGAGACCAAGATGGGGTCTTTGCAAATTCTTAATGCCATTAAAGCCAAGGTAGAAGAACCCAAGACCGATAGAAAGGGTCGATTGTTCTTGGAAGCAAGGGTCGGTGGCCAATTTGTGAAAGCATTGGTAGACACCGGAGCTTCGAACAACTTCCTTCGAGTCGAGGAAGCGAAGGCGTTGGGAATCACTTATAATGGCGAGGGAGGATGGATTAAGGCAGTCAACTCAGAGCCGAAACCAATTTATGGCGTTGCTCGTGACGTGAAGGTGTGCCTAGGTGAGTGGTCGGGCCATGTTGATTTTTCAGTAGTACCTATGGATGATTATCCAATCGTACTTGGAATCGAGTTCATGGATCGTGTAAAAGCCATGCCCGTTCCTTTTGCCAACACCATGTGGATTTTGGATGAAGGCAAGACATGTGTGATACCACTATCGAGAGAAAGGAGTGCTAAAGCCAAGAAGCTCTCGACCATGAAACTCATCGAAGGAGTAGAGGAGGCCGAACCATCATTCTTGGCGGCACTCAAGGAAGAGAGAGGACATTCCTTGCCAAAAGAGCAACAACCTATGGAAGTTTCTCATGTCCTCGAAGAGTTAAAGGACGTGAGGCCACTTGGGTTACCAAAGGAGCTTCCACCCAAGAGAGAGGTGGACAATGGAGTAGAAGTGGTGAAAGATGTGGTGCCTTCCGGACGGGAAGATGTGAAGAGGCAACATAATAAGTTAGACTTTGTGATGCAATGCAAGTCGGGCAAGGCGAATCGAGGGATCGACGTGCTTAGTGAAGAAGCAAAGCAAACTATCATCACAATTCCGAGCTTTCCAATGGTGGACCGAGTCGAGAAGGGGCTCAAGCATGATCCAAAGGCCAAGAGTTTGAGGAAATTGGCAAGACAAGAGACGACGCGTCAATTCTGGCGTAGAGATGGAATGCTATCCACCAAAGGAGGTCGAGTGTATGTGCAGAAGCGGCAAGACTCGAAGAATGAAATCATCAAGGAGTGTTGCGACGCAACGAGAGCGAGTCCATTCAAGATCACAACGGGACGACAACCAAAGACTTCACACACTCCTTCGATGGAGCGAGAGGGGTCAAGCTCTATCGTGTCCAAGGTTGCTAAAGGATTGCACGAGAGTCCCGACAAAAAGCGGACAAATGGAACAAAGGCCGTAAAGGAGAAGAAACGGTTCGATGCTCAAATTGCAGGAAGGCAATTGGACTAATCGAAGCATGCTAGGAGGATGCGACGAGGACGTCTGCAAATTGAGTGGGGGAGAATGTCACATGCCGTATAATTCTTCGCACGTGATGGAGGTTATGACCCGAATATTTCCAAAACACTCTCGGATCTCATGTTCCGGAATACTCTAAAATCCTTTAGAACATTCTAGAATTCTCCGGAATACTCTAGAATCCTTTAGAACATTCTAGAATCCCCCGGAATACTCTAGAATCCTCCGGAACACCCTAGAATTTTCCGGAACATTCTAGAAGCTTTTTTACGAGACTATTCCAGAATTATCTAGAATTCTCTAGACTAATCTGGAATACTCTAGAACTCTCTAGAAGGTAATAGATGTATATAGTAGCTTCTTACATTGTGTAGAATAGTAAAGATAGTTCTAGAAGATAGAATAAGAACCATTGGATCAAATAGATCCTAGCCATCCATTTAGGAGGTGGAGGACTATATATAGCCTCAAAACCTCATTTGTAAAGTATCCTAGAAATCCTTGTGAATTCAAGAGTTGTGTAATCAAGCTTTCATAAAGTAATACAAGCTTACATACGTTCTAGCCATCTTACGATCTTTACTTCCGCTTAAGTGTGTTTAAACACTTCGAGAGAGGCTGACTAGTAACTTGTTCGAGAAAAGTTCACTAGTGCCGCACGGATCTTTGGTTAGAAAATCCAAGCCCGTGACAACATTGTTCTTCAACTAAACAAAGAAGCTTCTTTAGCAAGAAGGGCCTGTTTTCTCTTGCTCTCTTCATATTTTCCGGCTAGTGAATCAAACAGAATGCCAGCACCAATACCAGTAGCTAAATCAATCGTATAGTGACCTCTCGATCCGAGTAGCCTCACAGTTTGTAAGATATTAAGCGCATCAAATGCCCATGCCATTCCCCATCTCTGCATTCTTCTCATATCAAGAGATGCTATCACTGATCCCGCTACATGGCCAGAGAAAAACAGGAAGAATGACACGTTTCCTACCGGAAAATCTGCTCCTGACCCCAGAAACTCCTGATAGGAATTGAATACAAAACAGCTCTTATCACATAAACACTTCCATTTTTCTAtgcaaaacaagaaaaaaaaatggcaTGAACATGTCAAACTAgtaattttcttaattaaagTGCAATTGAGTCCTAATTCAAGTTAATTTTCTTCAAAAGTTGATTATTATGTTGCACACAAATAAAATGCTAATATACTagtacttttaagttttaattttttttttaaaatatgaatttcagtgtgttttataattttagcataaacttttaattttgacaatttcaAGCAGAAAATGTATAGTTTTTGCAATTCAAACACCAAGCAATTTAAAACACCAAGCAATTTTTCATTAAAAGTGTTAATGTAAATGCCAAAATATACACTATTATAGTATTCATATCAGCAattttaaaacagaaaattgTTCAGTatttcaaattgcaaaaatcaAAAGTTGATGTCCAAcattgctaaaattaaaaattcgtggtaaaaatgtaaaacacaCTACATTTCGTAATTTTTACAGTAATTAAACCTTTTCTTACaattattgattataaatataaaattcctCAAACTATTGAACTCCATAAGTTTCCGCaatgtaataaataaagattagaaaaatgaACCTGAGGTAGTGGAAGCTGAGTGGAGTAGCCAAGTATGCCACGGCAAGTGAACATGAACAAAGCCGAGATTGTCGCTCTTGGTCTGCCCTCTACTAGCCATGTCCACAATATATAAGTGGTTTGCATCAAAACAAACACCTAACCATAAATTCCGCCAATCCATTCACAAACTTATCAGATTAactaatcaaaaatcaaaattcaaaccaaatttttaaaaaatattttaaaaatatggacACTTATCTTTTCAAGAAAATTCATTGCCACAAGCAAAACAAAGCAAAAACTCCAATCAAAATTCAAGAATCACTCATACCGTATTAAGAAAAGCCAATAAAGTATTGAGCTCCGGCCACGAAGAAAGCAAGAGATGAAGGCGGCGCGTGACAATGAAACCCAAATCAAAAGGCGGAGCAGAAGCCGGCACCATGAAAAGTGTATACTCAACACCCATAAAAAACAACAGCCCAAGTGCAAAAAAACACGGTAGCCAATGAATCTTAACCACATTGACCACATCATTAACACCCCATTTCAAGAACGAAGCATCAAATCCATAAACAGTACGGTCCCCACCACTACCATTAGTGAGCTTCTTGGCCATGTCGAGAGAGGAGGAGTTAGTGTTCTTGTGGCGCTTGTACAGAGTTGTGGTGGCGGTGGCGGCGGAAACAGTTGAAGTCATGGCGGAGAAATGCAGAGTGGGGAGAAGGGATGGGGAGGGCATAgtttgtgtatatatatagaaaGTTGTGGCGGAGCTAACAAGGAGAAATGGGTGGGTGAGAAAAGTGAATAAAATTTGAGGAATTTTGTAATCTTATTGGGTATGTGTTTTGTAATAGAGTTGTGTGcgtttctttttattttgacaataaATGTGAACTGCAATGGCTGCTTTCTTTGTGAGTCTTAGACCTTACTTGGTTAGAGGTAAGctaactaataaaaaataattatttggttcattttattaggggtgagcacggttcggggGAGTCCGGGAATTGACAAATCtccggaaccaaaccaaaagtcgGGGATGTCAAAAATTGGATTTCCGGATCCGTACCAATAAtcggttcagttcggttcggagattttatttttcggtacggttcggtacgggGATTCGGTTCTAATGGTTCGGTACGGATATCACTAAAACCACGGATATTATGTTATATGTCATATTAtttgggctaataatcatcCATGACCCCTGATTTTAAGGATATCATAcgataaattttttgataaaaaaaaacgatcagtaaaccccttAATCTTTGTGACGGCGCTCGCTAAATCCCTTTTGAACGAAAATATCCGTGACGCCGTCTTTTTTATTCAACtgacattaaaaaaaatctgacggcgcc
This window of the Mercurialis annua linkage group LG5, ddMerAnnu1.2, whole genome shotgun sequence genome carries:
- the LOC126682958 gene encoding phosphatidylcholine:diacylglycerol cholinephosphotransferase 1-like, coding for MPSPSLLPTLHFSAMTSTVSAATATTTLYKRHKNTNSSSLDMAKKLTNGSGGDRTVYGFDASFLKWGVNDVVNVVKIHWLPCFFALGLLFFMGVEYTLFMVPASAPPFDLGFIVTRRLHLLLSSWPELNTLLAFLNTVFVLMQTTYILWTWLVEGRPRATISALFMFTCRGILGYSTQLPLPQEFLGSGADFPVGNVSFFLFFSGHVAGSVIASLDMRRMQRWGMAWAFDALNILQTVRLLGSRGHYTIDLATGIGAGILFDSLAGKYEESKRKQALLAKEASLFS